The genomic segment GGCTCGCATGACGTTTTCTCAAAACGCAATCCTGCACCATGCTTAACAAATCGCCACTGAGCACCATCAACTATCATTTCTCCACTCTGAGGAAAATCGATAAGCCATTTCAAATCCTTTACGTTGGGATGTAGCTCTGCGAACGCAAACACCAATTGGCACTGAAGCTCTACGAAAAGAAATACATCATTCATACTAATTGCCTCATAACTAGTATCTCACCCGAGCTTCAGCAGCCTCTCGCATAAGTTGGTCTGCCTCTTCCTTAGTCACGCTATGCACATTGACTGGCACGTCTTTGATCCCAGCTTTTGAAGCAGCCTCCGCGCGATGGTGGCCATCAAGGATAATCAACTTTCCACTTGCTCAATATGTGTACGCTCTCTAATCCACTGCTTCCGTTCAGCCTTCGAT from the Pseudomonas sp. N3-W genome contains:
- a CDS encoding DUF6896 domain-containing protein, which gives rise to MNDVFLFVELQCQLVFAFAELHPNVKDLKWLIDFPQSGEMIVDGAQWRFVKHGAGLRFEKTSCEPHWVVDVHKFFGEPKRIDEWRLIKFLESCGKCVDRRKVSSLLIEMCLEGHLIDLGSGQYFFVG
- a CDS encoding ParB N-terminal domain-containing protein; the protein is MIILDGHHRAEAASKAGIKDVPVNVHSVTKEEADQLMREAAEARVRY